A genomic region of Manihot esculenta cultivar AM560-2 chromosome 15, M.esculenta_v8, whole genome shotgun sequence contains the following coding sequences:
- the LOC122721983 gene encoding uncharacterized protein LOC122721983 encodes MRNAFSNGKIMCPCIRCVNCSQQTLEIVREHLICDGFMRGYTTWILHGEELPSNMGDTSCPLDISHRNEIEHVPSPHTLNPPRLRDNMVELLQDALRDNLPSINDTLMDANVIETSLGDGIEEPQNNPIGNEQSDETSNRETSDIHKFLKEVDAELYPGCKNFSKLSYLIHLYHLKCLNGWTGKSFGMLLELLIDAFPDGTTLPKSVYESKKIIQALGLNYEKIHSCEHDCMLFWGENKDEESCKRIYASAETAKEMRWHEDGRNKDGLLRHPADGEAWKAFDARYPDFSSEPRNVRLGLCSDGFSPFGIMSTSHSTWPVVLIPYNTPPWICMKQSSFILSMIIPGKNSPGNDIDIYLQPLIFELKELWSGVSTFDSFNKERFSLRAALMWTLNDLPALAMLSGWSTKGKFACPCCASSTSSIWLNNSKKQCYMGHRRWLPEDHIFRKQAEFFDATEELQVAPIRANGSDVLNQLDRIQHTYGKQSKMKKRKKRSNEGNDDSLIGWKKRSIFFELPYWQHNLLRHNLDVMHIEKNVCDNFLDTFLNVAGKSKDNLNARLDLEELGIRSELHAQNCPNGKHRLPPASFTLTKREKNILCGVLQNVKMPDGYASNISRCVRMNENKVVNLKSHDCHILIHYLLPVALKSCSPSKEVISIVIEVASFFRSICSKVIDSKNLDKIQNQIILTLCKMEKTFLPSFFTIMPHIMIHLVEEARMGGSVQYRWMYPLERSFVILKSMVRNKAQPEGSIAEGYVAEECLTFCSR; translated from the exons atGCGTAATGCTTTTAGTAATGGAAAAATAATGTGTCCATGTATTCGGTGTGTTAATTGTTCACAACAAACTCTTGAAATTGTTAGAGAGCACTTAATTTGTGATGGTTTTATGAGGGGATACACTACTTGGATATTACATGGGGAGGAGTTACCTTCTAATATGGGTGATACATCTTGTCCTTTAGATATTTCCCATAGAAATGAAATTGAACATGTTCCCAGTCCTCATACCTTAAATCCTCCTAGGTTACGCGATAATATGGTAGAGTTATTGCAGGATGCCTTGCGTGATAATCTTCCATCTATTAATGACACGCTAATGGACGCGAATGTCATAGAAACTAGCTTAGGAGATGGCATTGAGGAGCCCCAAAATAATCCAATTGGTAATGAGCAATCAGATGAAACATCAAATAGAGAAACTAGTgatattcataaatttttaaaagaagtgGATGCAGAGTTATATCCAGGGTGTAAGAACTTTTCTAAACTTTCATATCTGATTCATTTATACCACCTAAAATGCTTGAATGGATGGACAGGAAAATCATTTGGTATGCTTCTTGAGTTACTAATAGATGCATTTCCTGATGGAACAACTTTACCCAAATCTGTTTAtgaatccaaaaaaataattcaagcaTTAGGTTTAAATTACGAGAAAATCCACTCTTGTGAACATGACTGTATGTTATTTTGGGGTGAGAATAAGGATGAGGAATCTTGTAAA CGGATATATGCTTCTGCTGAAACCGCTAAGGAAATGAGGTGGCATGAAGATGGACGTAATAAGGATGGATTATTAAGGCATCCTGCAGATGGAGAAGCTTGGAAGGCTTTTGATGCTCGTTATCCTGATTTCTCTTCGGAGCCACGTAATGTGAGGCTTGGTTTGTGTAGTGATGGTTTTAGTCCTTTTGGAATAATGTCCACTAGTCATAGCACATGGCCAGTTGTACTAATTCCTTACAATACTCCACCATGGATTTGCATGAAGCAATCTTCATTTATCTTATCAATGATTATTCCAGGAAAAAACAGTCCTGGGAATgatattgatatttatttacaGCCTTTgatttttgaattaaaagaaTTATGGAGTGGTGTCTCAACTTTTGATTCTTTTAACAAAGAAAGGTTTTCTTTGCGTGCTGCTTTGATGTGGACATTAAATGATTTGCCTGCCTTAGCAATGTTGTCTGGTTGGAGCACTAAAGGAAAATTTGCATGTCCTTGTTGTGCTTCGTCCACTAGTTCAATATGGCTAAATAATAGCAAGAAACAATGTTACATGGGTCATCGTAGGTGGCTACCCGAGGATCATATATTTCgtaaacaagctgaattttttGATGCCACTGAAGAGTTACAGGTAGCTCCTATAAGAGCGAATGGTAGTGATGTGTTGAATCAATTAGATAGAATTCAACATACATATGGCAAGCAatcaaaaatgaaaaagaggaagaaaagGTCTAATGAAGGAAATGATGATTCATTAATAGGGTGGAAGAAGAGAAGCATTTTTTTTGAATTACCATATTGGCAACATAACTTGCTACGCCACAATCTAGATGTTATGCACATTGAGAAGAATGTGTGTGATAATTTTCTAGACACTTTCTTGAATGTGGCTGGTAAATCAAAAGACAACTTGAATGCTCGCCTTGATTTGGAGGAATTGGGCATTAGGAGTGAATTGCATGCCCAAAATTGTCCAAATGGTAAACATAGATTGCCTCCAGCCTCTTTTACATtaacaaaaagagagaaaaatatcCTATGTGGTGTTTTACAAAATGTTAAAATGCCTGATGGTTATGCTTCCAATATTTCAAGGTGTGTTAGAATGAACGAGAATAAAGTTGTGAATCTTAAAAGTCATGATTGCCATATTTTGATTCATTACTTGCTTCCAGTGGCATTAAAATCATGTAGTCCATCAAAAGAAGTTATTTCAATTGTCATCGAAGTAGCTTCTTTCTTTAGATCAATATGTTCGAAGGTGATAGATAGTAAAAATCTtgataaaattcaaaatcaaatcataCTGACACTTTGCAAGATGGAGAAAACTTTTCTTCCATCATTCTTTACTATCATGCCTCATATAATGATTCATTTGGTGGAAGAAGCTAGAATGGGTGGTTCAGTGCAATACAGATGGATGTATCCCTTAGAAAG GtcatttgtaattttaaaatcaatggTACGTAATAAAGCCCAACCTGAGGGATCGATTGCTGAAGGATATGTAGCTGAAGAGTGTTTAACATTTTGTTCAAG GTAA
- the LOC122721984 gene encoding uncharacterized protein LOC122721984, giving the protein MEDQWATLANSWFTEKSQKLSEINKANAKKKKNAHTCGRKSFARKKFEMIDENGQVPDRLTLYEETHKRKDGTYIDDEVRQLIEKARALISERSQDASIDSSELNEQVFQEVMGEEHNGRVRGVGLGPTPTSYYGRKRARNESSDFVQSKKIEFLEKQLKEVTKNYDTVTTTLNGLKAWISKTFPDALEEINEEAINQDHCSPNNISSHSSHNPGHNPGDDI; this is encoded by the exons ATGGAAGATCAATGGGCAACCCTTGCAAATTCATGGTTCACTGAGAAGAGTCAG aaGTTAAGTGAGATTAACAAAGCAAAtgcaaagaagaagaaaaatgcaCATACTTGTGGAAGAAAAAGCTTTGCAAGGAAAAAATTTGAAATG ATTGATGAAAATGGACAAGTGCCTGATAGATTGACTCTTTATGAAGAAACTCACAAGAGAAAGGATGGAACTTATATTGATGATGAAGTTAGACAACTGATT gaaAAAGCCCGTGCTCTAATAAGTGAAAGAAGTCAAGATGCTTCAATTGATTCATCTGAATTGAATGAACAAGTTTTTCAAGAAGTTATGGGAGAAGAACACAATGGTAGGGTGAGAGGTGTTGGACTTGGTCCTACTCCAACTAGTTATTATGGTAGAAAGAGAGCAAGAAATGAATCTTCGGATTTTGTCCAAtccaaaaaaattgaatttcttGAGAAGCAATTGAAAGAAGTGACTAAAAATTATGACACAGTAACAACAACTTTAAATGGTTTGAAAGCATGGATTTCCAAGACATTTCCTGATGCTCTAGAG GAAATTAATGAGGAAGCAATTAATCAAGATCATTGTTCTCCAAACAATATTTCATCACACTCAAGTCATAACCCAGGTCATAACCCAGGAGATGATATCTAG